A region of Ferruginibacter albus DNA encodes the following proteins:
- a CDS encoding sensor histidine kinase yields MDRGKTYDQLLIENENLRQEVNEARDILESIRKGEVDAFIVKSEDRHELYTLKSADKTYRIFIEKMSEGAMTVGKDGIIFYCNSSFAHILGIPLENLIGIALAEIIPDAYISVVNEIINEAWLKGESKAEIILAKKDKPLPVLLSLNRIEIDDNVVLSIIATDLSLQKETQTQKKAMEKKDEFISIASHELKTPVTSIKGYIQILRFNFQKEGNNAAAEVLSKVDTQVNKLTTLIGDLLDVKKIETGQLQLHKEHFDFNILVKEIIEETGRVLDKHSIKEILSNTKTIYGDRNKIGQVITNFIDNAGKYSPVNSDILVSTSLQNGKIKLSVKDFGIGIPKDQQSKIFERFFRVNYEKENTYAGLGLGLYISSELIRRHEGNIGVLSEEGQGSTFYFELPIAS; encoded by the coding sequence ATGGATAGAGGCAAAACATATGACCAGCTATTAATAGAAAATGAGAATCTCCGCCAAGAAGTAAATGAAGCACGAGACATACTGGAATCTATAAGAAAAGGAGAAGTAGATGCTTTTATTGTAAAAAGTGAGGATAGGCATGAACTGTATACGCTAAAGAGCGCTGACAAAACCTACCGGATATTTATCGAGAAAATGAGCGAAGGAGCGATGACGGTTGGTAAAGACGGTATTATATTTTATTGTAACTCCAGCTTCGCCCATATATTGGGAATTCCATTGGAAAACTTAATAGGCATTGCATTAGCAGAAATTATTCCTGATGCTTATATTTCTGTTGTAAACGAAATTATCAATGAGGCATGGTTAAAAGGAGAAAGTAAAGCAGAAATAATACTTGCTAAAAAAGACAAGCCATTGCCTGTATTGTTATCGCTAAACCGAATTGAAATTGATGACAATGTAGTGTTAAGTATCATAGCTACCGATCTTTCTTTGCAAAAAGAAACACAAACACAAAAAAAGGCAATGGAAAAGAAAGACGAGTTTATAAGCATTGCGAGCCATGAGTTAAAAACACCCGTTACCAGTATTAAAGGGTATATACAAATATTGCGTTTCAATTTTCAGAAGGAAGGAAACAATGCAGCTGCAGAAGTACTAAGCAAAGTGGATACACAGGTTAATAAGCTTACTACGCTTATAGGTGATTTGCTGGATGTGAAAAAAATAGAGACAGGACAGTTGCAATTACATAAAGAGCATTTTGATTTTAATATTTTAGTTAAAGAAATTATTGAAGAAACGGGACGTGTTTTGGATAAACATTCTATTAAAGAGATATTGAGTAATACAAAAACCATTTACGGAGATAGAAATAAAATAGGGCAGGTAATTACAAATTTTATCGATAATGCCGGTAAGTATTCCCCCGTTAATTCAGATATTCTGGTTAGCACCTCTTTGCAGAATGGAAAGATTAAATTATCAGTAAAAGATTTTGGTATAGGGATACCAAAAGACCAGCAAAGCAAAATTTTTGAACGGTTTTTTCGGGTTAATTATGAAAAAGAAAACACGTATGCAGGACTTGGACTTGGATTATACATATCCTCTGAGTTAATACGACGCCACGAAGGAAATATAGGCGTGTTAAGTGAAGAAGGACAAGGATCTACTTTTTATTTTGAACTACCGATTGCAAGTTAA
- a CDS encoding circadian clock KaiB family protein — translation MGKISASSNPKPYLFRLYITGASPNSVKAISNLKSICELYIKDKYELEIIDVYQQPLIAKAEQLIALPLLVKLSPLPLKKLIGNMSDTKKVLDGLELNSSTI, via the coding sequence ATGGGAAAGATTAGTGCGAGCTCGAACCCGAAACCATACCTATTTCGGTTATACATAACCGGCGCTTCTCCCAATTCCGTAAAAGCGATCAGTAATTTAAAGTCTATTTGTGAGCTATACATAAAAGATAAATACGAACTTGAAATTATAGATGTTTATCAACAACCGCTTATAGCAAAAGCCGAACAGTTAATTGCATTGCCTTTATTAGTTAAGTTATCTCCATTACCGCTAAAAAAATTAATTGGCAATATGTCTGATACAAAAAAAGTATTGGATGGACTTGAGTTAAATAGTTCAACAATATGA
- a CDS encoding PorP/SprF family type IX secretion system membrane protein, which produces MRKLVYILTLVIGVMLSITSKAQVDPHFSQYYAYPLYLNPAFTGVIDGDYRATAIYKNQWLSVGTPYSTTGLSADMTTLTDLNIGMNILRQTAGEGGYQYIQGYVTLAYQGMRFDANGYNRLIFGLQAGFLTRKFDPAKLTFGDQWTPGLRVDPSTPSAEIFAQTSASTFDAGAGVAFFNSDPNKKVNVYGGFSLNHLTQPYDPFIVSGNKRRLPYRYTYYGGAKIALDNRMSITPHFIYMRQGNAEERTFGAYMQKGTNREDVDVMWGVSYRYKDAIIPYAGLKFTNVWMGLSYDANVSTLGASVPFTNSIELSITVIGKRSEENRHYFSCPPRF; this is translated from the coding sequence ATGCGAAAACTAGTGTACATATTAACGTTAGTAATTGGAGTAATGCTCTCCATTACTTCCAAAGCGCAGGTTGATCCGCACTTTTCGCAATACTATGCCTATCCGCTATATCTGAATCCTGCTTTTACAGGTGTAATTGACGGAGATTACAGGGCTACTGCTATTTATAAGAATCAATGGTTAAGTGTTGGTACGCCCTATTCAACAACAGGCTTATCCGCCGACATGACAACGCTTACAGACCTCAACATTGGTATGAATATTTTGCGGCAAACAGCCGGCGAAGGCGGTTACCAGTATATACAGGGATATGTTACGCTGGCATACCAGGGTATGCGGTTTGATGCCAATGGATATAACCGCTTGATATTTGGCTTGCAGGCAGGATTTTTAACCCGGAAATTCGATCCTGCAAAATTAACTTTCGGTGATCAATGGACGCCGGGATTGCGTGTTGATCCATCAACACCTTCGGCAGAAATATTTGCACAAACATCTGCTTCTACTTTTGATGCAGGCGCTGGCGTTGCATTTTTTAATAGCGACCCCAATAAAAAAGTAAATGTATATGGCGGCTTTTCCTTGAATCATCTTACACAACCTTATGATCCCTTTATAGTAAGCGGCAATAAAAGAAGGCTGCCTTATCGTTATACATATTATGGTGGTGCAAAAATTGCTTTAGACAACCGCATGTCGATAACGCCGCATTTTATTTACATGCGCCAGGGCAATGCAGAAGAACGCACATTCGGCGCTTATATGCAAAAAGGCACAAACCGTGAAGATGTAGATGTGATGTGGGGTGTAAGCTATCGTTATAAAGATGCGATCATACCTTATGCAGGATTAAAATTCACCAATGTGTGGATGGGATTAAGCTACGATGCCAACGTTTCTACATTGGGTGCTTCTGTTCCATTTACAAACAGCATTGAGTTATCCATAACCGTTATTGGCAAACGTTCGGAAGAGAATCGTCATTATTTTTCTTGTCCGCCGCGTTTTTAG
- a CDS encoding response regulator → MTTPKKIFVADDDHDILSIIQIMLQTENYSVITSNNANDIFAYEKADLPDLIMLDIWMSGLDGREICHQLKRHELTKNIPVLFISANSNIQEIAKAYSADGFIAKPFEMSYLLNKVHDSLQ, encoded by the coding sequence ATGACAACGCCTAAAAAGATATTTGTAGCAGATGATGATCACGATATTCTGAGCATTATACAAATAATGTTACAGACAGAAAATTATTCAGTAATAACCAGCAATAATGCCAATGACATCTTTGCTTATGAAAAAGCCGACTTGCCTGATCTTATTATGCTGGATATCTGGATGTCGGGGTTAGATGGCAGAGAAATTTGTCATCAATTGAAGAGACATGAATTGACAAAGAATATTCCTGTATTATTTATTTCTGCAAATTCCAATATACAGGAAATAGCAAAAGCATATAGTGCAGATGGGTTCATTGCAAAGCCTTTTGAAATGTCTTATTTATTAAATAAAGTGCATGATAGCTTACAATAA